cgcAAGCTAGATTGCGGTAAACCATTCTAGGCCCTATAGGAATTGATAgtctaaattttaattcaataaaatctgTTTACATCTACATTTCTAGAACGTAGGTGCtatgaaatacaattttaattggcGCTAAcatctgtatattatttttcagaGATCATGTCATCATGTCGCCGATAAATACATTGAATAtgattcaataattataataactgatttaattttattgaataagcAAGCATATCGTCATACTCTTTATAATACTAAATTCGAGGTGAGTTTTAACCGTTTCAAGGAGCGTTTCGAAAACTTTCGTATTCACATCGCTAAGTGCCAATCCCGAGAGAAGCAATCAGTTTAATTCTCTCCTCTAAAAAGTAAGGAGTATTTTAGTAAATAGATTATTACTTTGGAAACTCGTATTTcagtaaaatatgttattaaatttgcaCTTTAGCGAATTGTCTTAAAAATACTCCTAGAACTTGGTTGTTTTAAATCCACGAGCTTTCATTTACTGATCCACGGGCTGATTATGTCTTTAATAGGGTCGAGTAGGCATAGGTGTACATTGGTTTCTGGCTAACCAACCAGCCAACTAATATTTGGTTAACACTTGCGATTGCGTTCACTCACTGATCCATGGGGAACTGCGGGTTGATTTGGAGTTGTCCGGGTGTCTAATTACACCGGTCTGTGGATGTGGTGTCAGTAGCAGCACTGTTTCAGAAGTAGTGTATTTTTACCGTTTAATTGGATGTAAAtacgaaagttttttttagaaaaacatcgtcaataaataatcaattcgtatattttgtttctatttttgaaGAGCCATTGGAAACTGGCTGTATTGTTACTGTTGATGGAAACATATTCGGAATGGGTAAATACTTCGTCCGATTTGGTTTATATgcctattttatataataaaccaGCAAATGAAGAATATCAGAaggaaaaaagattttattttatttgccttACAGTAATCATTGGTAGGTATTCGTAATTAAGGATCTTTAATGTTTAGAAACGTAAGAGGTTTTTTTGGGAATGTAGGAtgcaaataaaatgtatttgtgTGTCCTACATTCCCAAGAAAAaccaaataattatcaattttcaagGCCAGGttatcataattaaaatgtttttgataggTACTATCGTATTTGTATCGACGATATCGATAATGACACGATTAACTCAACGTTTATATAAacgtaaaaatgattttacatcATTTAaagaaaccaatttttttacgatttggAAAGCTGTTACATTATCAAGTTTTGGACGTTTCTTACATTTACCAGCATTAATATGGGGTGATTTTAAAGTGGCTGAAAcacattttgtatttgtattaggATATACAATACTTACACAATTGTTAGTACATTCAGGTTGGTGAAGCacaaattttatgttgataTAGAAAATGGTTTAGGCGGCGATGTTAGCTATATTCCAGGAATTTAGTCTCAGAGGTTGGGGATTTGGTATCACGGTCTTCTTAATCATATCGGGCGCCGGGGTGCAAAAACgcttgtaacgcttgaaaatattgaagctacgaacaaaattttggaggtattcataaaatcgcctaattagacCATTTACGGATGTCCGTCcgtttgtcaacacgataactcaaaaacgaaaagagatatcaagcttagaaaatagcgtgcttaggacgtaataagtaaggtcgagttcgtaaatgtgcaacataggtcaattcaTTGGGTCActatatgtgtttgtttgtttatagcaatTACTGTATCCACAGGAAATGAGAGGAAAGGTACCCTTATTACTTTGAGTGTAAGAGTGACCatctttctttacatttttttgttttcactggtTTTTTTAGTCTTCCAAAATCAACCTAGTGCCTTTCTCCacaaatttgtctttttcaTCTTTGTTTTTAGTCTTCGTAGTAGTAAATCAAACTGGCTCCCTTTTGTCTATAATGAATAGTATGATCTCTTTTCCCCAACACTCTACGCCCAGATGCCACGCAATCACGGAATAAAGACGGTCCTGGTTGGTACAAACAAAAAGCATTTCCGTATAACTTAAACTCcattcacattcaaattttcaacactcTTACTTAATTTGACGGGACTGTAAAAGTTCAGGAAATTTGTTCCGTTGATGTTAACTTTGAGGCTTTGCTGctcatcgaattttttttattttttctagttaTTATTTGCTGTTCTCGAAAACAatcaacaattataattttaatagcgtatgtatttaaaatttattttacacaattatTTTCGTATGTACTCTTAAGTATAGATATTTGatagttattattttgttaaaatttttattgttatattaaaaaaaatcgaaaatattaagtaaaaagTATGTTTATTTCGAACATTATAAGGTCTAGGGTCAGGATCCATGATTAATATTTGATAgtcatttcaaaaaatgcttgaagtattttcaaataaacaaaaggtACAGTATCAGTATAAAgacttaagtttatttttactcaaaagATGTTAATGAAAATCCACGCTTGCTATCTAGCATGCTGAATAGAGAATCAGCTTTATTAATTCTGtgatattcataataatagtaAGAGGAGTACCGCAAATAAGTCCCTATAGCTATAGCACCTAGACCAGGGGGTCCAAAGGGGCCCGCTTCTTGAGAACAACCTGTTACCCGAAGCGAGACTCCGGGTAACAGATATTTTAAGCAGATTAAACTATAGGATTCTGTTGAGGCTAGACGCCGCGTATAAGCCAACAACTTCTTCGCCCAGATTTTTTCCAGAATTAATGAAAGGTTTcgtatctaaaaattttaaatttgtcgcCTTGCAGATTTCTACAAGTTATGAAGGTggtagttcaatcgacagtgtcTTGTCAAGAATCCCACCATCCTTCTCAACTGAGGCGAGTGACCTAGCTGTGGTAATGCATAGTTTTGCGTGTCGCATGTCCTGCGCGAAGTCCCATTAATCAAGATGGGCCTAACCATTTCTTGATTCAGTAAGATACGGAGAATGGGACAATCTCTCTCGTGCCAACGAATCCTTTGCGTCATTCCCTTTAACGCCAGAGTGATTCAGTACCCAGGTCAATCTGATTGTGTTATTCAGTGCCTGAAGGTTCAGTTCCTCGAAGAATTCATAGACTAGTATTCAAGcaacaatttacaaaataaaaatataatttatttaaacaaaatataaagctGCGTTTACACCATCAATATTTAACGTGTTTTTccatttgtattataatttctaTTCATTACAATTCGTTCATGATCCAAACGAATATCATTTCGTAAAATTCGTTCACTTATATATTGCCTTATCGAATATTTCTTCTTATACACATTATTTGCTAATTTTTGTGCTTGATGATATGACGACATTGTTATAAccgtaaatatttgtaataaaaataatttttgtatggataatttacaaaaagttgacataaaatataaaatatttccaaaataacCAAAAACATGATATCGATTTGCTGTTAACgatgttaaattatatttaaaaagtaaaatatttccacataaaatacaaagaaatataaatatagaagTTGTTggtaaaaggaaattttttagaaatattttacacCATGTTTGCATATTATTCGCGTAAATTATCAGATATATTAATTGTATTACGgaattggaaaatataaatgCAATTGTGATATTCATTAAATGTTGAATGTAGATTAAATAATCGAGATTCACGTATTCGTTGGTGTCGATTAAAATATGATGATGGAAGATTTTGGAAACTTCCATTTCATACTGTAGAATTATGAATGACATGAATATGGAGGTTAAAATTAAAGAGACATTCATgtaacataaaatgtatttagaTTGAGCTATGGATGTATTCTTCTCGAATGTTTCTCTTGTTGTGCGCAACGAACTAAATAAGGCAAATATTAGGAATAACATAAATATGacataacgacatatttgatttttaacgctgttttcaaatagttttattgGTTGGatctgtaaaaaagaaaaaaaaaatcgttggtAAAACCAGGCCCTtaacgagggtacatagcgcCAGTGGCAGGTATTTaagacgtcatcagaatccaaaaaattaaattttgctctatcacatccaaaatttatccaattttaataaattaagtatgtataatcctactaaatttgggtcaaatttgttgtcaaaattaacctagctttaataggtttcaagaatgtggggtgctggtctcggaattaagcatataagtggtagctagcaaaaaactggcatcacagctgaaaagaatgacccaaaattagtgtgtttcaaaaaaaattccaataagatcggataaaaattgcctgtgctatcaaaaaaatagaattttttaacttgatgacgtcatcaaaatccaaaaaattaaattttgctctatcacatccaaaatttatccaattttaataaatcaagtatgtaatcctactaaatttgggtcatactttccaAATTTGTGATCCAAAtcaacctagctctaataggtttccagaatgtaGAACCCTACCCggattacaaattaaataaaactttcgaATACctttttagttaataaataatctcCACTAACAGATATTTCGACAGTTAATTTAACGTTCACAAAACAATTAACATGCGGATTATATGCGGTAAATTCGATAATTAAAATTCGTGTTAAATTATCAAACCAACTATAATCAAATACCAAAGTATTTAATATGTTTCTTGAATGTAACGGTGTTCGACCAAACGAAGCCATGTAACCTCCACCAGGAATTAAATGATGTCctaatataataaatcatttttataattcaactTCGCAGATCTTTCGAATGCGAGTCCAACTTTACCTAAAATATTCGTTGTTCTTGATACATTTGGTAAATTATACATGAATGGTAAATTCTGTTTTAATATCCTTTGATGGTTATCAATTGGTTTCCAATTTACTGCAAAGTTGTCGGTTTCCATCATACTCAATTCAAATTCATTTCGACATTCTCGAACACCTATTTTGGTGAAATTCTTTTTTGGTATAAAGCATTTGCTTTCGATTTTATTTCGATGTTGTCGTAGTCTAtggaatttaatttatgaaaagtaTTTGTAAGATAATAGGTCAGTGAGATGTGAACATAGTATGGAATCAACCATATAAGGAAGTGGGTGTGATTCGATTGTTTGGAGAGTACAGAAAGAAGAATCACTCTCCCTTcagttttttttagaaatatagcATCTAGGACAGTTAAAGAAACTGGGAAATGATATCGCagaccatttgctagtttttaataattatttaaatagactCCCTGCCAAATTGTACCAGTCGACTTCCGCCCTTTTCCCATACAAAAAACTCATCATTTCCCTTCTTTTTATCCCGCCCCTTTTGTCGTCGTCCTTTctttacccaaaatttttttgtatactgaGTCCATGCGCCCTTTAATTACGCGCTGCCTGTATGCTTGTAGAATGGTTTATTCTCATAAACCTCCTAGTCTTATATTCATTACCGTGGTTCCTACTATTCTTATAGATCCCCTATTATAATTTCGCTGCTGTAGACCCCTTTTGACTTCGTATCGATCACTTTGGGAATGATTGAGTTAGAGGAACATTTTGGACTTGCTTCAGTACTAGAAGAGTTGATTTGACTCCCCATTCTTATGGCTTCCTGGTACAAGAATTGTATGCGGTTAAAACAGGTAAGTCGAAGGTTCACTCCATATTATGTCTGGAgctaattgataattttaccGTATTACACCCAGAAGCTTGAAGTTTGTCATAACCATGTAAGATGGAGTCTGCCATTGTGTTGAGAATATGAGCGTGTTATTCAAATATGTCAATatactgaaaataataaatctttattaaatattttccacaAGACTTGCTCATTCGAACAGTTTGAGAACATGCTCGAACAGTTTGAAGTTGTCTGAAAAACGGTTGGATGAATCAAGATGAGAAATATATTCCGCAAAAATAAACGCcactttttcattaaaaaaaatacataatatttgcgGGCATTTAACTTTGTTACCCTTAACTCTTGGACTCTACCAAGGTTcattttaagggtaaaaaaatgaatttaaagatCTTGGTCAgggcgtcatatattttgtaaacatttcctTTGCAGGAATGCACTATATCGATTATGAGCGAGCTCATACTCCGACTCGCATTTGGACGATTTTCGAGTGGCTGTGCCGTGCCCATCACCTTTTTTGAGGGCTGGATCCGCGCCTGAAACAGGCCAGAGTTCAATGGTTAAAAACTTACTTGTTCCA
The Chrysoperla carnea chromosome 4, inChrCarn1.1, whole genome shotgun sequence genome window above contains:
- the LOC123298905 gene encoding protein ARV1, coding for MDVKKYTCVNCGEATSELYKQYSPTVLKVMTCRSCHHVADKYIEYDSIIIITDLILLNKQAYRHTLYNTKFESHWKLAVLLLLMETYSEWVNTSSDLVYMPILYNKPANEEYQKEKRFYFICLTVIIGTIVFVSTISIMTRLTQRLYKRKNDFTSFKETNFFTIWKAVTLSSFGRFLHLPALIWGDFKVAETHFVFVLGYTILTQLLVHSVIICCSRKQSTIIILIAYVFKIYFTQLFSLNNRDSRIRWCRLKYDDGRFWKLPFHTVEL
- the LOC123298906 gene encoding polycystic kidney disease protein 1-like 2; the encoded protein is MYNLPNVSRTTNILGHHLIPGGGYMASFGRTPLHSRNILNTLVFDYSWFDNLTRILIIEFTAYNPHVNCFVNVKLTVEISVSGDYLLTKKVFESFI